One genomic window of Leopardus geoffroyi isolate Oge1 chromosome C3, O.geoffroyi_Oge1_pat1.0, whole genome shotgun sequence includes the following:
- the LOC123586641 gene encoding uncharacterized protein LOC123586641 — translation MGSFITILTTPSSSFSKVNHHATRLGLSPPPTRIFGRGFGSYEMTYLASIHQCGHQKNGQDDPPRSPDVPISHHLPEGKQTGPRHSPPRAAGAPRLPGKGATRVPSTARTAAPFQVAWRTWRRCPRLGRGRRAGVRAARALARGSGPRRRRRRRRRPLRGSPGSHRRPPAPGGAAAPGSRPLPGSQRVRFSFTTKSLPVTATGLEAKAAGQPGQGPERSRRGRRGKKIQPTSLDQDLLVIISWRRLDHMEQPRVKPTLQVNSRNSHPQSDTMTSMEAKGTMRLPALCANGIGLPVRLGAGGCETMYKIKCEREMLIKSFGKRCLLFKKYCERGCKDQCCAYQIKVEEGR, via the exons ATGGGATCTTTCATTACCATCCTGAccactccctcctcttctttcagCAAGGTGAATCACCACGCCACACGACTCG GTTTGAGTCCTCCTCCCACCCGGATTTTTGGAAGAGGCTTTGGGTCTTATGAGATGACTTATTTGGCTAGCATTCATCAGTGTGGCCACCAGAAAAAT GGCCAAGATGACCCCCCTCGGTCCCCCGACGTCCCAATCAGTCACCACCTCCCGGAAGGAAAACAAACCGGCCCCAGACACAGCCCTCCACGTGCAGCGGGCGCCCCAAGGCTTCCAGGCAAAGGGGCGACGCGCGTCCCCAGCACTGCGCGCACCGCCGCGCCCTTCCAGGTGGCCTGGCGTACCTGGCGGCGGTGCCCGCGCCTCGGACGAGGCCGGCGGGCTGGGGTGCGGGCGGCGCGCGCGCTCGCCCGGGGGTCGGgaccccggcggcggcggcggcggcggcggcgcccccTCCGCGGCTCCCCGGGCTCCCATCGCCGCCCTCCCGCCCCGGGTGGGGCCGCGGCCCCGGGCTCTCGGCCGCTGCCTGGAAGCCAGAGGGTCAGATTCAGTTTCACAACAAAGTCTCTCCCCGTCACTGCAACCGGACTGGAGGCCAAAGCGGCCGGGCAGCCCGGGCAGGGGCCGGAGCGCAGCCGCCGCGGGCGAAG GGGAAAGAAGATCCAGCCCACTAGCTTAGATCAAGATTTACTTGTGATCATCAGTTGGAGAAGACTGGACCATATGGAACAACCAAGAGTCAAGCCAACTCTTCAAGT CAACTCGCGAAATTCTCACCCGCAATCAGATACAATGACATCGATGGAGGCAAAAGGCACCATGCGTTTACCTGCACTCTGTGCGAATGGAATTGGATTGCCGGTGAGGCTAGGCGCAGGGGGGTGTGAAACTATGTACAAAATTAAATGTGAGCGAGAAATGCTGATCAAATCCTTTGGAAAGAGGTGTTTACTGTTCAAGAAATACTGCGAACGTGGCTGCAAGGATCAATG CTGCGCTTACCaaataaaagtggaagagggaagaTAA